From the genome of Alkalimarinus coralli:
AAACCTGACTTCATCTTCAATGTGAATATGTTCTGATAGAAATTTTTTCCGAAACAGATCTTTTTGGAGGTTATCAGGTGTTAGCTTTACAACATCAACGGTCGTATAACCGCACTCTCTTTTCAACCTTGAGATATCGTTGTCATAGGCTGCCAAAATCGCATCCTGCTCTGCATTTGCAAACAGTTTTTGAGCAGGCCAGTGTTCAAACCTAACGCCTTTATCATTGAGAATATCAGCAATTTCAGCGCTATCGTCCGTTATAAGCGCCGGGGTCGATAAATCCTGGCCGTCATAAATAGTTAATTTGCTCATTAACACAACCTTTTTATTTCTTATTCACTCATCGTCTGTTAAACATAGTTCATTCTCACACTTCATCCAATACAAGGGAAGTGTAACAATCTCTTGCATAGGTAAGACTCACCTCTTTGCTTCAGAATATCGCCCTGTATCGGGCATATCGCATGACAATTAAGCTAGATGGAGAGTCAAGTTACAGATGATGAGATTAAACTAGTACCGGGCATATCGCATGACCATTAAGCTAAATGGAGAGTCAAGTTACAGATGATGAGATTAAACTATTTAGTTATTCATGACGGTTCGCTAATAAGAACAAAAATGCTCTTTTTGGGAAGATGAAAAAGATTCGCATCTACTTTGTATATTGCTTAATCACGCACTAGACTGAAAGTAGTTACCTTCGATTGTAATCCACTTTTATCCGTAATATTAGGCATATTGAGGGCGGGAGAAAAACAACTATGGACCGTGCCCCTCTTTCAAGGCAGCAAAGCAGTTCGCCAGCCCTGGCACAGCTGTTTGCCGACTATTTTTTGTTGCAGCAGGTATGCACTCCCGATCAGTACGATGAAATCTATAAAATGCGTTACCAAACCTACTGCGAAGAGTTTGGTTACGATATCTACCATCACAAGCTACGAGAACGTGATGAGTATGATCGGTTTTCGTTGCAGTGTTTGCTTTCTCTGCAAGCAACCCAACAAGCTGCTGGCAGCATCAGGCTGATCATCCCCCCTTCACACAAACGGGGAATGTTACTCCCATTTGAGCGCAATTATAGCAAGGCGTTTTATCGTAATCTGATAAACCCGGACACCCTACCCTACGGCTGCTACTGTGAAATATCACGGATGGTGGTACCTAAGGCATTTAGACAACGGCATGGCGAGCAGCTCACTCCAAGAGGCGTTATTAACGACCTCTCAACAGAAGTTAGCGACCAACAAAGAAGGTTCCCATTTATCACGGTAGGGCTTTATCTGGCCGCGCTATCGCTGTTCATTCAAAGTCAGCTGAGTATCGTTTTTTTAGCGATGGAACCTAAGCTAGTCAGGCGACTGGATCAATTTGGAATATATCTGACCCAGGCCAGCGAAGTGATTGATCACCATGGGCAGAGGGCGATCTACTTCGCGACACGAGATAGCCTGTTAATGGATATTTCACACTTTCGAGAAGACTATCGAGGTTTTTACTATTTTATTAATGACTGCCTCAGAACCTATCCATAGCGTAAACGCTTATTAACAGAACTCAATTTAGCTACTGCTAACGCAAGCCGTGGCGCTCTCTATTGGCTTGACGGTCATTCTCACTTTTTCTTAGCAGCACATAAACCGCCCCCGTCCCGCCGTGATGCTTCTGCGCTGAGTGAAACGCCATGACATCATCCATATCCGGCAGCCATTTTGCCAGATGACTCTTTAGCAAGGCTTTTTTGTCAGGGTTTCGATCTCCTTTCCCATGCAGAATAATCACGGTACGAAGGTCATATTTCATGCAGTCACGGATAAACCGAAAGACCTCTTTTCTCGCCTCTTCGACTGTCATTCGGTGTAAATCTAATCGGGCTTCTACCGGATATCGCCCCATTCTCAGTTTTTTATACACACCGTGCTGTATGCCCGCCTGTTTGTATTCAAGCACATCATTGGAGGAGAGCATTTCAATGTGATCAGTTGATGTCAGGTGGTTATCATCAACAACCTTTTCCGTCACCGCTGAAGCCCTTCTAACTATATGGCCAGGGGTAATCTCTTGCTGCACCGTCAAGTTTGCTTTATCTTTGCTCTTCAAAGGCTTTACGTCGCCCATTTCTTCAAAGAACAGATCAGAGTCTTTGTCAGCCATCGCTATCTTCAATTGTGTCAGTATTTAATCTAATCGCCTGTTGAGAGAAAGTTATCATTTTCTTCGATTTTCTCCAAATAGTTATCCGTTACCAGATACCTTTCCACGACGTTATGAGCGAAGCAAAGACAAGGCAAAAAATGATGAAAAGGCGCAGTTTATATGTAATAAATGACCATTTTGAGTCCTTTTTAACGCCGTATTTGTGAGCGCAATAGTCGTGTAAGGGTCTCTATTAGACCTAGGTATTAGATCAAAGTACCCCACTCTAAACTAAACTAATAAAGCAACGGAACGCTTGGAAGCCACTACTTCATATACGTCCATCTAACAGCACTTGGCGAGCAAGAGGCAATATGAACCAGGAAGAAACCGGAAAGTCTGCCGTACAACAAAACATACGCGCTTTGATGGCGTTTTTGGGCCAATATCCGCCTTTTAGTCAGATGGAGTCCGCCCACACCGCGTCATTGCTTGAACACGCGGTACTCACATTCTACGCAGATGGCGATATCATCCTGAGCCCCGAACTTGGAATCGTTGATCATTTTTACATCGTAAAACAGGGAAACGTGCGCGGTGAGCGTAAATCTATTAAAAACAGGTCTCTGGTAAATGGCACCACATCCGCTATACCCGGTAACGGCATACCAGACAATAGAGCTGTCCCTGACCAATCATCCACACAAAACACCTCAGGTAACATCAATCAGTCGACAGATGCAGAATCAACCCCTCCTTCAAATACAACATTTGAAATTTCTCCCGGTGAATGCTTCCCTATCGCTGCACTGGTTGGAGAACGGGCAACCCGAACCGTGCACCGCGCATCGGGTGATACATTTTGCTTAAAAATATCACGCAACCACTTTGTTAATATCTTCACTCAAAGTGCAGTTTTCAGAGATTTCTGTTTGCGCGGGGTCAGCAGTCTACTCGATCAGGTAAACAGAAAAATACAGTCGAAAGCCGTAGAAACGCTTGGCAATCAGCACTCTCTTGACCAACCCATAGCTGAACTGGCCATTCGCAACCCTATAGTATGTACGCCAGACCTGCCAATACAGAAAGCCATTGCGGTTATGCACAGCAAGAACGTAGGGAGTATTATCATCACGGATGACAGTCGCCAGCCGAAAGGGATATTCACCCTGCGAGATGTCAGGCGCGTGATAGCAGAAGGCCCCTGTGATTTTGATGCCCCAATCTCCAGTGTGATGACCCATAACCCGAAGTCACTCCCTTATTCAGCGTCCGCCTTTGAAGCAGCATTATTAATGGCAAAGCACCATTTTGCTCATGTCTGCGTTATAGATGAAGATAAAAAGCTCACCGGAGTAGTTTCGGAGCGAGACCTGTTTTCGTTGCAACGTGTTGATCTTGTTCATTTAGCGAGAGCCATTGCCAGTGCTCCTAGCATGGTGACACTGCTTAGCATTCGCAAAGACATTACCAAACTGATTGATACCATGATCGCATACGGCGCGGCATCTCAGCAGCTTAACCACATTATTACACTGCTGAACGACTATACCGTAGTACGAGTGATAGAACTCACTGTAAAAACCTTTGGAGACCCCGGTATTCCATTTACCTGGCTGGTATTCGGCAGCGAAGGACGCAAAGAACAAACATTGGTCACCGATCAGGATAACGGAATACTCTTTCAAGCGCCCCCCGGCATGACCGATGAAGATGCTCGTAGTCTTCTCCTGCCTCTTGCAAAAGAGATCAATACGCGGCTCGATGAGTGTGGTTTCACATGGTGTAAAGGCAACATTATGGCCAGCAACCCTGACCTCTGCCGTAGTGCAAATGAGTGGGAAGACTGGTATTACCGCTTTATCAGCACCAACACGCCAGAAAATCTACTTAACTCAAGTATATTCCTTGATATGCGCCCCATCTGGGGTGACGAAAAAGCTGCCAAAGAGATGTATAAACGGGTTGTTAGCGCAATTCAAAAAAATACCCTATTTCAAAAAATGATGGCCGCCTGCGCGCTTCATCACCGCCCCCCGCTGAACATGTTTAAAGGTTTTATATACGCAAAGGGCGGCGAAAAAAATACGATTGATTTAAAAACTCAAGGGCTAACCCCCTTTGTGGATGCAGCCCGTATTCTTTCTCTTGGGCAGGGCATTGTCGAGTCAAATACCATTGACCGAATTCACGCTCTGGTTAAGTGTGGCACGATGGACAGTAAAGATGCCAATGCCTGGATTGAGTCCTACGGTCTGATACAACTCCTAAGAATGCGAAACCACCAGGAGTTATCGCGCACAGGTAAAGCACTGACCAATAGAATATCCCCCTCTCAGCTCAATCAACTCGACCAGCGTATACTGAGAGAGTCATTTAGGCAGGCAAAACGCTTGCAACATAAGTTGGAAGTGACTTATGCCCTATGAGACAAATTATGATGACAAAAAACGCTCTGGCGGGCGGTTCCTGAGTTTTAAATGGTTGCCCCGCCTAAAATGGTTGCCCCGCCTAAAAAGAGGGCCGCACCCAAAGCTAAAGCCAGAGAACATCCCTCCCAAACAGCCGATAGACTTTACGCCCCTTAGGGAGACTCGTTTTGTGGTAATGGATCTTGAAACAACAGGTCTTAACATTCACAAAGATCAGATCATTGCCATTGGCGCCGTTGTGATTGAAAACAACGAAATACAGTTAGCACAATTGTTTGAGCGAACCCTGTTCAGAGAGCTCAATACCGTCGATGACACGGTGCTTGTTCATGGTATATCACCTGAACAGGTGGCAAATGGAGAGCCTGCCGACAAAGTACTAGCAGAGTTTTTGCAGTTTTCTGGCCAATCCGTTTTTCTCGCTTACCACTCCCCCTTTGATCAAGGCATGCTTTCACGGGCACTAAAACGTGACCTGGGGCTACCGCTCAAGCATGTTTTTTTTGATGTTGCCGACATTGCTGCGGCCTTGTTCCCTTCAATAAACCTCGGCCGATCAATGCAGCAAGCAGGGTTAGATGACTGGGTTGAGCACTTCGGTCTCAATGTCAGTAACCGCCACAACGCCTCTGCGGATGCATTGGCAACAGCCGAAATAATGCTGATACTGCTTAGAGAGGCTGAAAAACAAGCCATCGATACGCTCGCCCAGCTAGCTGAAAAGATTAAAGGTTATAAACGGTTGCGTGTGATGAAGCGTTAACGGTTATTGAATTATCAACTATGCTTTAACGATGTTATATATCAGAGGCAATCATCATGGCTATCGCAATTTTGACGGTGGGTGGTACTATCGACAAAGATTATTTTGATGCGTTAAGCGAGTATCAGATTACCGAAAGCCCTATTCATGAGTTACTGCATACCTTTAACGTTAACTTCGATTATCAGGTCATTCCCGTCATGAAAAAAGATAGCCTGGACATGACAGACGAAGATCGGAGTAAAGTGCGCGATATTATCAATACGCTAGAACAAAAGCTTGTGCTCGTCACCCATGGAACCGATACCATGGCGCAAACAGCGCAGGCGTTGGAAGGCATATCCGATAAAACCATTGTCCTGACCGGAGCAATGAAACCAGCACGATTCAAAGACACCGATGCTGTTTTTAATATTGGTTTTGCATTGGGTGCGCTAAGAACCTTGCAGCAAGGCGTCTACCTGGCGATGAACGGCGAGATATTTGCACCAGGCAATGTTATTAAAAACCGTTCAGCCCATCGTTTTGAACAAATCAGCTAATTTCACTCACTGCCTTCAAGTATTACTCAACTCTTCTACCATTCGCGGCTATAATTCAAGTTACTGCTCTCCCCGATATGCGAATTTACAGAGGATTATCCTTGCACCACCAAGTATTAAATTCCGTAATCAAGCTTACCAGCCACAATGATCTGGAAGCGCTCGACAATTGCCTCGTGGAAATAGTGGCCGATTTAGTGCCGACAGAAAAGATAGAGCTCATTCACTTTTATTTCGACAAAGAGCGTAAAACTATCGCAAATACGCTCCAGATCGTTTTTTCTCCCAATAACAATATTCATACCTGCGGCTTTCTCAAAGACTCTGATATCTCGGTCGCAATACTCGGCTGTGTAACGGCTAATTTTCCCGTTCTCGCCCCTCTTAGCGATAAACAATGGCACTTTATTTTACCCATCAAAGTGAATAATAAAGTCGAAGGCTGTATTAGTTTGACCAGCGCCATCGACCTCAACTCTCACCGAGAGATTATCGAGGGAATGATACAAATCTACGCCAACCACCTCAGAGTTATCAATGAAAGTGAAAGGGACGAGCTAACCGACTTGCTCAATCGAAAATCATTTAATAAACGTATCGGGCGTTTACTCGATGTACAAAGAAATGAACAAATACGAAGATCAAAAGAAAAACAGTCACTCAAAAGACGAAAGCCAATTTCGCATGATAAGAGCGCATGGTTGGCCTTGATTGATATTGACCACTTTAAACAGGTTAATGATACCTATGGTCATGTCTATGGTGACGAAGTACTGCTGATGTTATCTCGGAAAATTAAAGAAAATTTTAGGCACTCAGATTTACCTTTCCGCTTTGGTGGTGAGGAGTTTGTTATTGTGCTTGAGCCCATATCTGCTCAAGACGCAGCGATGGTAATGGAGCGTTTTCGCAAAGAAATTGAGGAGTTTCAGTTCCCCCGGGTGGGCAAAATAACGATCAGTATTGGTTACTCAAAACTCGGGGTTGAAGACTTCCCTCCTCATGTCATCGAACAAGCGGATAAGGCTCTCTACTACGCCAAAGAGAATGGGCGAAACAGGGTATTCAGATATGAAACGCTCATTGAAAATGGAGCGCTTAGCTCTACCAATAGCGATAGCTCAATAGAACTTTTTTAACACGAACCAACGTCTTTAAAGAATTAGCAACGGCATAGTTGATGCCGCAACACACCAGATGACAACGTACAACGGTGATAAACACCACACCGCTAACATTCCAAAAGCAATAATACAAACCGCCAAATCGAAGCTCGACATTACACCTGAAATAAATATAGGGTCATACAACGCCGCCCCTAGCAGCCCCACTACAGCCGCGTTAACCCCCGCAATAGCATTCAATGCAGCAGGGTTATCTGAGATTCGCTGCCATATAGGCAAGACTGCCGCCACTAACAAGAACCCCGGTAAAAACATAAACAGTAAGGCAATCGTAGCACCTAAACCACTGTTATAACCGGTCGGCACAATAGCGCCCAGGTAAGAAGAAAACGCAAACATAGGGCCTGGAATTGCCTGTGCTGCGCCGTATCCAGCGAGGAAGTTTTCTTTTGTTATCCACCCTGTATTGACCACCGCATCTTCGAGCAGGGGCAAAACCACGTGTCCTCCCCCAAATACAAGCGCACCCGCTTGATAAAACGCGCCAGCTAAAGAAAAAATACCTGCTTCTGTGGGTGCGAATGACAGTAGAAAAAGCAGGCATAAGAAGATCGAAAAGATAATCACCCCCACTCTTCGGCTATAACCTACTTTAATTTTATAACTCGTGCTTCCTGCGGATTCTCGGCAAAACAAAACACCTATAGCGGCACCGCCCAATACCACAAAAATTTGAGACCAGGCGGAACTAACAAGCAGTAGTGCCGAAGCCGAAAATAAAGCAATACCCCGTCGAAGTGTATCCGGGCATAACTTTTTCGACATACCCAATACAGCATCCGCCACGACAGCAAATGCCACCAGCTTTAATCCATGAATAGCTGCTTGCCCGACAGGGCCAGACAGCAGACTGAGTGCAGATGCAAACGCCAGCAATAACAGTGAAGAAGGCAGTGTGAACGCTACAAAAGCGGCAATCGCACCTAACCAGCCAGCGCGCAATAAACCTAACGCAAACCCTAATTGACTGCTGGCAGGCCCTGGAAGAAACTGGCAAATAGCCAATAGCTGGCTGAACTGATCCTCGCTGACCCAGCGCTTACGTTCCACAAGCTCTTTATGAAAGTAGGCAATGTGTGCAACCGGGCCACCAAATGATGTAAACCCCAGCTTGGTGAAGGTACGTAACACGTCCCCAACACGCCCCTTAGACGTGGTTTCAATGGGCATATAGCATATCTGACTACGGTGATTTAAAAAATAGGGATAAGGGTAACTCTGCCATATTACAAACAGATGTCAATCGTCCTGCCGGTCATCACTGAACAAAAATGCAGGCATTGACAGGCCCATAAAGATGCCCGTTAATCGAAGTGCCAGTATCGTAACCATGCCAACAACCATTGACACTTCAGCATCAAAGCCGATAGTTTGAAAAACTAAAAATTGTATGCCCCCTGCAATAGCTGCAGTGGCATAGATCTCTTTGTGAAAAATTAGAGGAATTTCATTGCAGACAATATCTCTTAGGATTCCTCCTGCGACTCCTGTCATAAGCCCCATCAATAGCGCTATTTCGGGGCTATATCCCAACGCCTGAGCCTTTTGCATTCCGGCAATGGTAAAAAAGGCCAACCCGATTGCGTCACAGACTTCTAACATACGCATGGGCATTTTATATAAGCGAACCACCACAAACGTAGCAAACGCTGCCAATATACCAACAAAAAGGTAGTTGGTATTTTCAATCCATACAACAGGGTGCGCATCAAGGATCAGGTCTCTCAACGTTCCTCCTCCCAGGCAGGTAATAAGCGCAACCACCATAACACCAAAAATGTCGAGCTTTTTATGGCCTGCCGTCAGGGCTCCTGAGATAGCAAACACAGCGATACCAAAAAAATCCAGAAAAGCCGTGATGCTCGACGCCATGCTGGCAGATGAGGTAGCTAATTCAGACATCATATTTTCAAATCCACATTGAACAATCCCACATTAAACACCCTCACCTTAAACGCCCTCTCCTTAAACACCTCGACTGATTACCGGACATTTGTATCAAACATCCATTGCTTTGCCTTAAATTCTATTTGTAACGCTATAATTTAATGAAACAGGGAAAGCGTCTCCAATCGATGAGCAGTAATGATGCCACAGCAATTAAGCTGGCACCATTCAACCAAAAGCTATAGCACTGTAGTTGGCTATTCATGCCTGGAGCATATACCAT
Proteins encoded in this window:
- a CDS encoding 1,2-dihydroxy-3-keto-5-methylthiopentene dioxygenase; protein product: MSKLTIYDGQDLSTPALITDDSAEIADILNDKGVRFEHWPAQKLFANAEQDAILAAYDNDISRLKRECGYTTVDVVKLTPDNLQKDLFRKKFLSEHIHIEDEVRFFVEGQGLFFLNIENKIYVVLCQKNDLISIPNGITHWFDMGPAPSFTCIRLFTNPKGWVAEFTGSDLANRVPGWEQLMI
- a CDS encoding PEP-CTERM/exosortase system-associated acyltransferase, with the protein product MDRAPLSRQQSSSPALAQLFADYFLLQQVCTPDQYDEIYKMRYQTYCEEFGYDIYHHKLRERDEYDRFSLQCLLSLQATQQAAGSIRLIIPPSHKRGMLLPFERNYSKAFYRNLINPDTLPYGCYCEISRMVVPKAFRQRHGEQLTPRGVINDLSTEVSDQQRRFPFITVGLYLAALSLFIQSQLSIVFLAMEPKLVRRLDQFGIYLTQASEVIDHHGQRAIYFATRDSLLMDISHFREDYRGFYYFINDCLRTYP
- the smrA gene encoding DNA endonuclease SmrA; amino-acid sequence: MADKDSDLFFEEMGDVKPLKSKDKANLTVQQEITPGHIVRRASAVTEKVVDDNHLTSTDHIEMLSSNDVLEYKQAGIQHGVYKKLRMGRYPVEARLDLHRMTVEEARKEVFRFIRDCMKYDLRTVIILHGKGDRNPDKKALLKSHLAKWLPDMDDVMAFHSAQKHHGGTGAVYVLLRKSENDRQANRERHGLR
- a CDS encoding DUF294 nucleotidyltransferase-like domain-containing protein, with the protein product MNQEETGKSAVQQNIRALMAFLGQYPPFSQMESAHTASLLEHAVLTFYADGDIILSPELGIVDHFYIVKQGNVRGERKSIKNRSLVNGTTSAIPGNGIPDNRAVPDQSSTQNTSGNINQSTDAESTPPSNTTFEISPGECFPIAALVGERATRTVHRASGDTFCLKISRNHFVNIFTQSAVFRDFCLRGVSSLLDQVNRKIQSKAVETLGNQHSLDQPIAELAIRNPIVCTPDLPIQKAIAVMHSKNVGSIIITDDSRQPKGIFTLRDVRRVIAEGPCDFDAPISSVMTHNPKSLPYSASAFEAALLMAKHHFAHVCVIDEDKKLTGVVSERDLFSLQRVDLVHLARAIASAPSMVTLLSIRKDITKLIDTMIAYGAASQQLNHIITLLNDYTVVRVIELTVKTFGDPGIPFTWLVFGSEGRKEQTLVTDQDNGILFQAPPGMTDEDARSLLLPLAKEINTRLDECGFTWCKGNIMASNPDLCRSANEWEDWYYRFISTNTPENLLNSSIFLDMRPIWGDEKAAKEMYKRVVSAIQKNTLFQKMMAACALHHRPPLNMFKGFIYAKGGEKNTIDLKTQGLTPFVDAARILSLGQGIVESNTIDRIHALVKCGTMDSKDANAWIESYGLIQLLRMRNHQELSRTGKALTNRISPSQLNQLDQRILRESFRQAKRLQHKLEVTYAL
- a CDS encoding 3'-5' exonuclease — encoded protein: MPYETNYDDKKRSGGRFLSFKWLPRLKWLPRLKRGPHPKLKPENIPPKQPIDFTPLRETRFVVMDLETTGLNIHKDQIIAIGAVVIENNEIQLAQLFERTLFRELNTVDDTVLVHGISPEQVANGEPADKVLAEFLQFSGQSVFLAYHSPFDQGMLSRALKRDLGLPLKHVFFDVADIAAALFPSINLGRSMQQAGLDDWVEHFGLNVSNRHNASADALATAEIMLILLREAEKQAIDTLAQLAEKIKGYKRLRVMKR
- a CDS encoding asparaginase domain-containing protein, whose amino-acid sequence is MAIAILTVGGTIDKDYFDALSEYQITESPIHELLHTFNVNFDYQVIPVMKKDSLDMTDEDRSKVRDIINTLEQKLVLVTHGTDTMAQTAQALEGISDKTIVLTGAMKPARFKDTDAVFNIGFALGALRTLQQGVYLAMNGEIFAPGNVIKNRSAHRFEQIS
- a CDS encoding GGDEF domain-containing protein; translation: MHHQVLNSVIKLTSHNDLEALDNCLVEIVADLVPTEKIELIHFYFDKERKTIANTLQIVFSPNNNIHTCGFLKDSDISVAILGCVTANFPVLAPLSDKQWHFILPIKVNNKVEGCISLTSAIDLNSHREIIEGMIQIYANHLRVINESERDELTDLLNRKSFNKRIGRLLDVQRNEQIRRSKEKQSLKRRKPISHDKSAWLALIDIDHFKQVNDTYGHVYGDEVLLMLSRKIKENFRHSDLPFRFGGEEFVIVLEPISAQDAAMVMERFRKEIEEFQFPRVGKITISIGYSKLGVEDFPPHVIEQADKALYYAKENGRNRVFRYETLIENGALSSTNSDSSIELF
- the chrA gene encoding chromate efflux transporter → MPIETTSKGRVGDVLRTFTKLGFTSFGGPVAHIAYFHKELVERKRWVSEDQFSQLLAICQFLPGPASSQLGFALGLLRAGWLGAIAAFVAFTLPSSLLLLAFASALSLLSGPVGQAAIHGLKLVAFAVVADAVLGMSKKLCPDTLRRGIALFSASALLLVSSAWSQIFVVLGGAAIGVLFCRESAGSTSYKIKVGYSRRVGVIIFSIFLCLLFLLSFAPTEAGIFSLAGAFYQAGALVFGGGHVVLPLLEDAVVNTGWITKENFLAGYGAAQAIPGPMFAFSSYLGAIVPTGYNSGLGATIALLFMFLPGFLLVAAVLPIWQRISDNPAALNAIAGVNAAVVGLLGAALYDPIFISGVMSSFDLAVCIIAFGMLAVWCLSPLYVVIWCVAASTMPLLIL
- a CDS encoding trimeric intracellular cation channel family protein → MMSELATSSASMASSITAFLDFFGIAVFAISGALTAGHKKLDIFGVMVVALITCLGGGTLRDLILDAHPVVWIENTNYLFVGILAAFATFVVVRLYKMPMRMLEVCDAIGLAFFTIAGMQKAQALGYSPEIALLMGLMTGVAGGILRDIVCNEIPLIFHKEIYATAAIAGGIQFLVFQTIGFDAEVSMVVGMVTILALRLTGIFMGLSMPAFLFSDDRQDD